One window from the genome of Pantoea cypripedii encodes:
- a CDS encoding glycine cleavage system transcriptional repressor, giving the protein MSQPQPHHLVITALGVDRPGIVNTITRHVSSCGCNIEDSRLAMLGDEFTFIMLLSGSWNAITLIESTLPMKGAELELLIVMKRTNARATPPMPATVWVQVEVPDSPHIIERFTDLFDKHQMNIAELVSRIQPAQDGVPPTLYIQMTAHSVEGASIEPAFNQLCQELHAQGTIRLYSAPASTPAGH; this is encoded by the coding sequence TTGTCGCAGCCACAGCCTCACCACCTGGTGATCACCGCGTTGGGCGTTGATCGTCCGGGTATCGTGAATACCATCACCCGCCATGTCAGCAGCTGCGGCTGCAACATCGAAGATAGTCGTCTGGCGATGCTCGGTGATGAATTCACCTTTATTATGCTGCTCTCCGGAAGCTGGAATGCCATCACCCTGATTGAATCGACCCTGCCGATGAAAGGTGCCGAGCTGGAGTTGCTGATTGTGATGAAGCGCACCAACGCGCGCGCCACGCCGCCGATGCCCGCCACCGTCTGGGTGCAGGTTGAAGTACCGGATTCACCGCATATCATTGAGCGCTTCACCGATTTGTTTGATAAACATCAGATGAATATCGCCGAGCTGGTTTCGCGTATTCAACCCGCGCAGGATGGCGTACCGCCCACACTGTATATTCAGATGACCGCGCACAGTGTTGAAGGTGCCAGTATCGAACCCGCGTTTAATCAACTCTGTCAGGAACTGCACGCCCAGGGTACGATTCGCCTGTACAGTGCGCCGGCCAGCACCCCTGCCGGGCACTGA
- a CDS encoding AI-2E family transporter codes for MLALLIQWYRRRFSDPQAIGLVVILLAAFCILFFFSGLLAPLLVAVVLAYLLEWPTVRLQRVGCSRTWATSIVLVLFGSIVLVMGLIVVPVAWQQSINLTHDLPNMLNKLYLFAAGLPKRYPALVDAGIIDIVVENLRSRLTGLGDSLVKYSLASLVGLMTLMIYLVLVPLMVFFLLKDKEQMLNAVRRVLPRNRGLAGVVWQEMNQQITNYIRGKVLEMLAVGVVSWLAFLLLGLNYALLLAVLVGISVLIPYIGAMLVTIPVIGVGLFQWGLGSDFWTMFVVYLVVQGLDGNILVPILFSEAVNLHPLVIILSVVIFGGLWGFWGVFFAIPLATLIKAVVRAWPEETIVS; via the coding sequence ATGCTGGCTCTGCTTATTCAATGGTACAGACGTCGTTTCAGCGATCCCCAGGCGATTGGCCTGGTGGTGATTTTGCTGGCGGCGTTCTGCATCCTCTTCTTCTTCAGTGGTCTGCTGGCCCCGCTGCTGGTGGCGGTGGTACTGGCTTATCTGCTGGAGTGGCCCACGGTGCGCCTGCAACGTGTCGGTTGTAGCCGCACCTGGGCTACCAGCATCGTGCTGGTGCTGTTCGGTAGCATCGTGCTGGTGATGGGGTTGATTGTCGTGCCGGTGGCGTGGCAACAAAGCATCAACCTGACCCATGACCTTCCTAATATGCTCAACAAACTCTACCTGTTTGCTGCCGGGCTGCCGAAGCGTTATCCGGCGCTGGTAGATGCGGGCATCATTGATATCGTGGTGGAGAATTTGCGTAGCCGCCTTACCGGACTGGGTGATTCGCTGGTGAAATATTCACTGGCGTCGCTGGTCGGGCTGATGACGCTGATGATCTACCTGGTGCTGGTGCCGCTGATGGTGTTTTTCCTGCTGAAAGACAAAGAGCAGATGCTCAATGCCGTGCGCCGCGTCCTGCCACGCAATCGTGGTCTGGCGGGCGTGGTATGGCAGGAGATGAACCAGCAAATCACCAACTACATTCGTGGCAAAGTGCTGGAAATGCTGGCGGTGGGCGTGGTGAGCTGGCTGGCGTTTCTGTTGCTCGGCCTTAATTACGCCCTGCTGCTGGCGGTGCTGGTGGGGATTTCCGTGCTGATCCCTTACATCGGGGCGATGCTGGTGACCATTCCGGTGATCGGTGTCGGCCTGTTTCAGTGGGGGCTGGGCAGCGATTTCTGGACCATGTTTGTGGTGTATCTGGTGGTTCAGGGGCTGGATGGCAACATACTGGTGCCGATTCTGTTCTCCGAGGCGGTCAACCTGCATCCGCTGGTGATCATTTTATCGGTGGTGATTTTCGGTGGATTGTGGGGCTTTTGGGGCGTGTTCTTTGCCATCCCGCTGGCCACATTAATCAAAGCCGTGGTGCGCGCCTGGCCGGAAGAGACCATCGTAAGCTAG
- a CDS encoding ABC transporter permease produces MSQSDTLAASCRQTRKLAGSRWLWLTLPALLFFCAFWLLPFARLLQIGMQADRTTQHSGYWTVISQPQYLLSLLNTVLLSLAVTLVTLLIAASVGCFLARQRFAGRGILLALLTFPLAFPGVVVGFLVVMLAGRQGLLAQISMSLVHERWTLAYSLVGLFIGYLYFSLPRAIVTLVAASEKLDHSLEEAARSLGASQWRITWDVIVPGLQPALLSTGALCFATSMGAFGTAFTLGTDLAVLPLTIYGEFTNYANFATAAALSVVMGGVAWLALMLARRLAHRSAQEVV; encoded by the coding sequence ATGTCGCAGTCCGACACCCTGGCGGCTTCATGCCGCCAGACACGTAAGTTAGCGGGCAGTCGCTGGTTATGGCTGACGCTGCCCGCGCTGCTGTTTTTCTGTGCTTTCTGGCTGCTGCCGTTTGCCCGTTTGCTGCAAATCGGTATGCAGGCAGACCGCACCACCCAGCACAGTGGTTACTGGACGGTAATCAGCCAGCCACAATATTTGCTGAGCCTGCTGAATACCGTGTTGTTGTCGCTGGCGGTCACGCTGGTGACGTTGTTGATTGCCGCCAGTGTTGGCTGTTTTCTGGCGCGTCAGCGCTTTGCCGGTCGCGGCATCCTGCTGGCACTGCTGACCTTCCCGCTGGCATTTCCCGGCGTGGTGGTAGGGTTCCTGGTGGTGATGCTGGCGGGCCGTCAGGGTTTGCTGGCACAGATAAGCATGAGCCTGGTGCATGAACGCTGGACGCTGGCTTATTCACTGGTCGGGTTGTTTATCGGTTATCTCTACTTTTCACTGCCACGCGCCATTGTCACGCTGGTGGCGGCCAGTGAAAAACTCGATCATTCGCTGGAAGAAGCGGCACGTTCGCTCGGTGCCAGTCAATGGCGTATTACCTGGGATGTGATCGTGCCTGGACTACAACCGGCGCTGCTCTCCACCGGTGCGCTGTGCTTTGCCACCAGCATGGGGGCGTTTGGTACCGCCTTTACTCTCGGCACCGATTTAGCGGTGTTGCCGCTGACCATTTATGGCGAGTTCACTAACTACGCCAACTTTGCCACTGCGGCGGCGTTATCCGTGGTGATGGGAGGCGTCGCCTGGCTGGCGCTGATGTTGGCGCGTCGTCTGGCGCATCGTTCGGCGCAGGAGGTGGTATGA
- a CDS encoding LacI family DNA-binding transcriptional regulator gives MSDLLSVAKLAGVSRATAARAFSDPHLLRPDTLNKVLAASEQLGFRPNHIARQLRTQHSTTLGVLLPSLLNPIFSQQLQAMEREARQAGFGLLVATSDYQPEREAAIVEHMLRQRVAGLVLTVADADNSAVLHTLHEAQMPFVLAHNVPQHSDWPAICVDNRQAMREATDHLRQLGHRHIGMIAGPMLQSDRARLRYQGYCDAMQQAALPVIEMPSHTHSDFALLQPWLQGESALTAVICTNDLLAISLIGDAQRAGVRIPQQLSVMGFDGIDIGEQIAPSLASVAQPGERLGTCAIEMLLQQASRGTRVLAHRLRPGESVAAPISSFIANTREPS, from the coding sequence ATGTCCGATTTACTGAGTGTGGCAAAGCTGGCTGGCGTCTCGCGCGCGACAGCGGCGCGTGCCTTCTCTGATCCCCATCTGCTGCGGCCGGATACCTTAAACAAGGTGCTGGCGGCATCGGAACAATTGGGTTTTCGCCCCAACCACATCGCGCGCCAGCTACGTACCCAACACTCGACCACCCTCGGGGTGTTGCTGCCTTCTTTGCTCAACCCGATTTTCTCGCAACAGTTGCAGGCGATGGAGCGTGAAGCGCGTCAGGCCGGATTTGGTCTGCTGGTGGCGACCAGCGATTATCAGCCCGAACGCGAAGCAGCGATTGTTGAACATATGCTGCGCCAGCGGGTGGCGGGACTGGTGTTAACCGTGGCCGATGCTGACAACAGCGCGGTACTGCACACCCTGCATGAGGCGCAGATGCCGTTTGTGCTGGCGCATAACGTGCCGCAGCACAGCGACTGGCCTGCGATTTGTGTCGATAACCGTCAGGCGATGCGTGAAGCCACCGATCATCTGCGGCAACTCGGGCACCGGCATATCGGCATGATTGCCGGTCCGATGCTGCAATCCGATCGCGCCCGCCTGCGGTATCAGGGCTACTGCGACGCCATGCAACAGGCGGCCCTGCCGGTGATTGAAATGCCCAGCCACACCCATTCAGATTTCGCGCTGCTGCAACCCTGGTTGCAGGGCGAGTCGGCGCTGACGGCGGTCATTTGCACCAATGATTTGCTGGCGATCAGCCTGATTGGTGACGCCCAGCGCGCCGGCGTACGCATTCCACAACAACTTTCAGTGATGGGGTTTGATGGCATCGATATCGGTGAACAGATTGCCCCCTCACTGGCAAGCGTGGCGCAGCCTGGCGAACGGCTGGGTACCTGCGCCATTGAGATGCTTTTACAACAGGCCAGCCGTGGCACACGCGTGCTGGCACATCGACTGCGGCCAGGTGAAAGCGTGGCTGCACCGATTTCTTCGTTTATTGCCAACACCAGGGAACCATCATGA
- a CDS encoding ABC transporter substrate-binding protein → MKLRKKVKIIAGALALTLGSLLSAQTQAAETAICYNCPPEWADWGTQLKAIAKDTGIQVPQDNKNSGQALAQMVAEQANPVADVVYYGVSFGIQADSAGVIASYKPKHWDEIPAGMKDPNGKWVALHSGTMGFMVNVDALGGAPVPQSWNDLLKPEYKGMIGYLDPASAFVGYVAAVAVNQALGGNMHDFTPGLEWFKKLQANQPIVPKQTAYARLLSGEIPILLDYDFNAYRAKYKDHANVAFVIPKEGTVTVPYVISLVKNAPHEANGKKVIDYVLSDKGQAIWANAFLRPVRTSAMSPEAKKYFLPDSDYARAKTVDYQQMADAQKAFSARYLSEIH, encoded by the coding sequence ATGAAATTGCGTAAAAAAGTCAAAATCATTGCCGGGGCGCTGGCCCTGACACTCGGTTCGCTACTCAGCGCACAGACTCAGGCGGCAGAAACCGCCATTTGTTACAACTGCCCACCGGAATGGGCTGACTGGGGCACGCAGCTCAAGGCCATCGCCAAAGACACCGGCATTCAGGTGCCGCAGGACAACAAAAACTCCGGCCAGGCACTGGCGCAGATGGTGGCTGAGCAGGCTAACCCGGTGGCGGATGTGGTGTATTACGGCGTCAGCTTTGGTATCCAGGCAGACAGCGCCGGAGTCATCGCCAGCTATAAACCCAAACACTGGGATGAAATCCCGGCAGGCATGAAAGATCCCAATGGTAAATGGGTTGCGCTGCATTCGGGCACCATGGGCTTTATGGTCAACGTCGATGCACTGGGTGGCGCGCCTGTCCCGCAATCCTGGAATGACCTGTTGAAGCCGGAATATAAAGGCATGATTGGCTATCTCGATCCGGCCAGCGCCTTTGTCGGTTATGTGGCTGCGGTGGCGGTTAACCAGGCGCTGGGCGGCAATATGCACGATTTTACACCTGGCCTGGAGTGGTTCAAAAAATTGCAGGCGAATCAGCCGATTGTGCCAAAACAAACCGCCTATGCGCGTCTGCTCTCCGGCGAGATCCCGATTCTGCTCGATTACGACTTCAACGCCTATCGCGCCAAATATAAAGATCATGCCAACGTGGCCTTTGTGATCCCGAAAGAGGGCACGGTGACGGTGCCGTATGTCATCAGCCTGGTGAAGAATGCGCCGCACGAAGCTAACGGCAAGAAAGTGATCGATTACGTACTGTCGGACAAAGGGCAAGCCATCTGGGCCAATGCGTTCCTGCGCCCGGTGCGTACTTCCGCGATGTCGCCTGAAGCGAAGAAATACTTCCTGCCGGACAGCGATTACGCGCGCGCCAAAACCGTTGATTACCAGCAGATGGCTGATGCGCAGAAAGCCTTCTCTGCCCGTTATCTGAGTGAGATCCATTAA
- a CDS encoding ABC transporter ATP-binding protein: MNNAAVTVQLHNCSRRFHHHLALHPLDLTVNAGETLVLLGPSGCGKTTTLRIISGLESCDAGGEVWFDGRNVTALPIEKRNVGMVFQNYALFPNLNVADNVAYGLKVQGVPRAEREARVKEMLALVDLSALAQRSIDKLSGGQKQRVALARALAARPKVLLFDEPLAALDARLRDRLRLEIGALLKQLAITAVYVTHDQQEAMALGDRIAVMEHGRLVQIDTPQRIYQHPASKFVADFVGAINCVDVDTRGNPQRFCRPEDVLLASDNRYTRQGFVVASTFLGASQRLMIDIGLAAPIQVDRHAREAWHAGQPVSWSLAQDAAFQFSAS; the protein is encoded by the coding sequence ATGAACAACGCTGCCGTAACCGTTCAGCTTCACAACTGCTCGCGTCGCTTTCATCATCACCTGGCGCTGCATCCGCTGGATCTGACAGTCAATGCGGGTGAAACCCTGGTGCTGCTGGGGCCTTCGGGCTGCGGTAAAACCACCACGCTGCGCATTATCAGCGGGCTGGAAAGCTGCGATGCCGGTGGTGAAGTGTGGTTTGACGGGCGCAACGTCACTGCTTTACCGATTGAAAAACGCAATGTCGGCATGGTGTTCCAGAACTACGCGCTGTTTCCCAATCTGAACGTGGCCGACAACGTGGCTTACGGCCTGAAAGTGCAGGGCGTACCGCGTGCGGAGCGCGAGGCACGGGTGAAGGAAATGCTGGCGCTGGTGGACCTCAGCGCGCTGGCGCAGCGCAGTATCGATAAACTTTCCGGCGGGCAGAAGCAACGCGTGGCGCTGGCCCGTGCGCTGGCGGCTCGCCCGAAAGTGCTGCTGTTTGACGAACCGCTGGCGGCGCTGGATGCACGCCTGCGTGACCGTCTGCGCCTGGAGATTGGCGCGCTGCTGAAGCAGCTGGCGATCACCGCCGTGTACGTCACCCACGATCAACAGGAGGCCATGGCGCTGGGCGATCGGATTGCGGTGATGGAACACGGACGTCTGGTGCAAATCGATACGCCGCAGCGCATTTATCAGCATCCGGCGTCGAAGTTCGTGGCTGATTTTGTTGGGGCGATTAACTGCGTCGATGTCGATACGCGCGGCAATCCCCAGCGTTTTTGCCGCCCGGAAGATGTGCTGCTGGCCAGCGATAACCGTTATACGCGCCAGGGTTTTGTCGTCGCCAGTACCTTCCTGGGGGCGTCACAGCGGCTGATGATTGATATCGGTCTGGCCGCGCCGATTCAGGTTGATCGTCATGCCCGTGAAGCCTGGCATGCCGGGCAGCCGGTGAGCTGGTCGCTGGCGCAGGACGCCGCCTTTCAATTTTCTGCTTCGTGA
- a CDS encoding phosphodiesterase: MTLIAQISDLHIKAQGRLSYKKVDTQAALLRVIATLNQLRPRPDVVVITGDLVDFGLPEEYQTLRQALKQLQLPYLLMPGNHDDRQALRAAFPEHTYLQRGETLNWQTRVNGLQLLALDSSVPQQPWGYVDEAQLEWLDAQLQSAPNIPTLVMLHHPPFITGIGHMDKQPLRNPDALAAVIRQHPQVERVLSGHLHRSIQARFAGTLACTAPGVSHQVAFDLSAEGPANFVLEPPGFLLHRWHPQQGMTTHLCAIGDYPGPFPFYDINGLID; the protein is encoded by the coding sequence ATGACGCTGATTGCGCAAATCAGCGATTTACATATCAAGGCGCAGGGTCGCCTGTCTTATAAAAAAGTGGATACCCAGGCTGCGTTGCTGCGGGTGATTGCGACGCTGAATCAATTGCGACCGCGCCCGGATGTGGTGGTGATTACCGGCGATTTGGTTGATTTTGGCTTGCCGGAAGAGTATCAAACTCTGCGCCAGGCACTGAAGCAGCTGCAACTGCCTTATCTGTTGATGCCGGGTAACCATGACGACCGCCAGGCGCTACGCGCGGCTTTCCCGGAACATACTTATCTGCAACGCGGGGAAACCCTCAACTGGCAAACCCGCGTTAACGGTTTGCAGTTGCTGGCACTGGATTCCAGCGTGCCACAGCAGCCGTGGGGGTATGTCGATGAAGCGCAGCTTGAGTGGCTGGACGCGCAACTGCAAAGCGCACCCAACATCCCAACCCTGGTGATGCTGCATCATCCGCCTTTTATCACCGGCATCGGTCATATGGATAAACAACCGCTGCGCAACCCTGATGCACTGGCAGCAGTGATTCGCCAGCACCCGCAGGTAGAACGCGTGCTCAGTGGCCATTTGCACCGATCGATTCAGGCGCGTTTCGCTGGCACCCTGGCCTGTACGGCTCCGGGGGTATCGCATCAGGTGGCGTTTGATTTGTCAGCAGAGGGACCAGCCAACTTTGTGCTGGAACCGCCGGGTTTTCTGCTGCATCGCTGGCATCCGCAGCAGGGAATGACGACGCATCTGTGTGCCATTGGTGATTATCCAGGGCCGTTTCCGTTTTACGATATTAACGGCTTAATTGACTAA
- the purC gene encoding phosphoribosylaminoimidazolesuccinocarboxamide synthase has translation MQKRAELYRGKAKTVYSTDNPDLLVLEFRNDTSAGDGARIEQFDRKGMVNNKFNHFIMTKLQEAGIPTQMEALLSDNEALVKKLEMVPVECVVRNRAAGSLVKRLGVEEGMLLNPPLFDLFLKDDAKHDPMVNESYCETFGWVSKENLARMRELTYKANDVLSKMFDDAGLILVDFKLEFGLFKGEVVLGDEFSPDGARLWDKETMDKMDKDRFRQSLGGLIEAYEEVAHRLGVKLD, from the coding sequence ATGCAAAAGCGAGCTGAGTTGTATCGCGGTAAAGCGAAAACCGTATACAGCACCGACAATCCGGATCTGCTGGTACTTGAATTCCGCAACGATACGTCAGCAGGAGACGGTGCACGAATCGAGCAGTTTGATCGTAAAGGAATGGTGAATAACAAGTTCAACCATTTCATCATGACCAAATTGCAGGAAGCGGGCATTCCGACCCAGATGGAAGCGCTGCTGTCGGATAACGAAGCGCTGGTGAAAAAGCTGGAGATGGTGCCGGTGGAGTGCGTCGTGCGCAACCGTGCGGCAGGATCGCTGGTAAAACGTCTGGGCGTGGAAGAGGGCATGTTGCTCAATCCACCGCTGTTTGATCTCTTCCTGAAAGATGACGCCAAACACGACCCGATGGTGAACGAATCTTACTGCGAAACCTTTGGCTGGGTGAGCAAAGAGAATCTGGCGCGTATGCGTGAGCTGACCTACAAAGCCAACGACGTGCTGAGCAAAATGTTTGATGACGCCGGTCTGATCCTGGTGGACTTCAAGCTGGAGTTTGGTCTGTTCAAAGGCGAAGTGGTGCTGGGCGATGAGTTCTCACCCGATGGCGCACGTCTGTGGGACAAAGAAACCATGGACAAAATGGACAAAGACCGTTTCCGTCAGAGCCTTGGTGGCCTGATCGAAGCCTACGAAGAAGTGGCGCACCGCCTGGGTGTGAAACTGGATTAA
- the bcp gene encoding thioredoxin-dependent thiol peroxidase, producing MNPLKAGNTAPKFSLPDQDGEQVNLADFQGQRVLVYFYPKAMTPGCTVQACGLRDNMDELKKVGVEVLGISTDKPEKLSRFAEKEMLNFTLLSDEDHQVCEQFGVWGEKSFMGKTYDGIHRISFLIDGDGKVEKVFDDFKTSNHHDIVLDYLQSA from the coding sequence ATGAATCCACTGAAAGCCGGTAATACCGCACCGAAATTTAGCTTGCCCGATCAGGATGGCGAACAAGTAAATTTGGCCGACTTCCAGGGACAGCGCGTTCTGGTCTATTTCTATCCGAAAGCCATGACTCCAGGTTGCACCGTACAGGCCTGTGGCCTACGCGACAACATGGATGAACTGAAAAAAGTCGGCGTAGAAGTGCTGGGTATCAGCACTGACAAACCAGAAAAGCTGTCACGTTTTGCCGAAAAAGAGATGCTGAACTTCACGCTGCTGTCTGATGAAGATCATCAGGTCTGCGAGCAGTTTGGCGTCTGGGGGGAGAAATCCTTTATGGGGAAAACCTATGACGGCATTCACCGCATCAGCTTCCTGATTGATGGTGATGGCAAGGTGGAGAAGGTGTTTGACGATTTCAAAACGTCTAACCACCACGACATCGTGCTGGATTACCTGCAGTCAGCCTGA
- the bamC gene encoding outer membrane protein assembly factor BamC: MSYSVKRSTLATVVGLSTLMLLSACSSDQRYKRQVSGDESYLQAPELHDLKAPAGMILPLQNGDYDVPHAVAKGAVGKELDIRPPAQPLALMNGTRAQFTGNTGVLAVESSRGSIWPQVVNVVQSYKFPIAQRDDAGQQLTTDWVQWNRADEDNQYRGRYQVSVQNQSYQQVLTVRLLELQQSGKPVTAPVQIQRYTAQMLNDISTGMDKIDTASQDAAAGRGIGQIAVQSGADDTGLPLLILRSPFNLTWQRLPAALKRAGMEVTDSNRSQGSLNVTYKQPGSGAWDDIGAKDPGLPNGDYKLQVGDLDNRSSLQFIDPKGHVLTQSQNDALVAVMQGALNK; the protein is encoded by the coding sequence ATGAGTTATTCAGTTAAGCGCTCGACGCTGGCAACGGTGGTGGGTCTTTCCACCCTGATGCTGCTGTCAGCTTGTTCCAGCGATCAGCGTTATAAGCGCCAGGTCAGCGGTGATGAATCTTACCTGCAGGCGCCTGAACTGCATGATTTAAAAGCCCCGGCGGGGATGATTCTGCCTCTGCAGAATGGTGATTACGACGTGCCGCACGCTGTTGCCAAAGGTGCAGTAGGTAAAGAGCTGGATATTCGTCCGCCTGCTCAGCCGCTGGCACTGATGAACGGTACACGCGCCCAGTTCACCGGGAATACCGGCGTGCTGGCAGTGGAAAGCAGCCGTGGTTCCATCTGGCCACAGGTGGTTAACGTGGTGCAGTCGTACAAATTCCCGATTGCCCAGCGTGATGATGCCGGACAACAGCTGACCACCGATTGGGTGCAGTGGAACCGTGCGGATGAAGACAATCAGTATCGTGGCCGTTACCAGGTCAGCGTACAGAATCAGAGCTACCAGCAGGTACTGACGGTTCGTCTGCTGGAACTGCAGCAGTCAGGTAAGCCAGTGACTGCGCCGGTACAAATCCAGCGCTACACCGCGCAGATGCTGAACGACATCAGCACCGGTATGGATAAGATCGATACCGCCAGCCAGGATGCCGCAGCAGGTCGTGGTATTGGACAGATTGCCGTCCAGAGTGGTGCCGATGATACCGGTCTGCCGCTGCTGATTCTGCGTTCACCGTTCAACCTGACCTGGCAGCGTCTGCCAGCTGCGCTGAAACGCGCGGGTATGGAAGTGACCGACAGCAACCGCTCGCAGGGTAGCCTGAACGTTACCTACAAACAGCCGGGTAGCGGCGCGTGGGATGATATCGGTGCGAAAGATCCGGGCTTACCGAACGGCGATTACAAATTGCAGGTCGGCGATCTCGACAACCGCAGCAGTCTGCAGTTCATTGATCCTAAAGGTCACGTGCTGACTCAGTCGCAGAATGATGCGCTGGTGGCGGTGATGCAGGGCGCACTGAACAAATAA
- the dapA gene encoding 4-hydroxy-tetrahydrodipicolinate synthase yields the protein MFTGSIVALVTPMNDKGNVCRASLKKLIDYHVASGTAAIVSVGTTGESATLSHEEHGEVVMMTLELADGRIPVIAGTGANATAEGISLTKRFTGTGVVGCLTVTPYYNRPTQEGLFQHFRAIAESTDLPQMLYNVPSRTGCDMLPETVARLAEIKNIIGIKEATGNLSRVSQIQELVDDEFILVSGDDGTALDFMQLGGKGVISVTANVAAREMVELCALAQQGNFAEARRLNQRLMHLHQTLFCEPNPIPVKWAAKQLGLIADDTLRLPMTPLTEAGQAKTAQALIKAGLR from the coding sequence ATGTTCACCGGAAGTATTGTTGCGCTCGTTACGCCAATGAATGACAAAGGTAATGTCTGCCGCGCGAGTTTGAAAAAACTGATTGATTATCATGTCGCCAGCGGCACCGCGGCGATTGTTTCTGTTGGCACCACCGGCGAATCTGCCACTCTCAGCCATGAAGAACATGGCGAAGTGGTGATGATGACCCTCGAACTGGCCGATGGCCGTATTCCGGTGATTGCCGGAACCGGCGCGAATGCGACCGCCGAAGGGATTTCCCTCACCAAACGCTTTACCGGCACTGGTGTGGTGGGCTGCCTGACGGTAACGCCTTACTACAACCGTCCGACCCAGGAAGGCTTGTTCCAGCATTTCAGGGCGATTGCCGAAAGCACCGATCTGCCGCAGATGCTGTATAACGTCCCTTCACGTACCGGTTGCGACATGCTGCCGGAGACGGTTGCTCGTCTGGCCGAAATCAAAAATATTATCGGAATCAAAGAGGCAACCGGGAACTTATCGCGGGTTAGTCAGATCCAAGAGCTGGTTGATGATGAATTCATTCTGGTGAGTGGCGATGACGGCACCGCACTGGACTTCATGCAACTGGGCGGCAAAGGCGTTATTTCGGTCACGGCCAACGTTGCGGCACGTGAAATGGTTGAACTGTGCGCGCTGGCGCAGCAGGGCAACTTTGCCGAAGCGCGTCGCCTGAATCAGCGTCTGATGCACCTGCACCAGACGCTTTTCTGTGAACCCAATCCTATCCCGGTGAAATGGGCCGCGAAACAACTAGGATTAATCGCGGATGACACGCTGCGTTTGCCAATGACGCCGCTGACCGAAGCCGGTCAGGCCAAAACGGCACAGGCATTGATCAAAGCGGGTCTGCGATAA
- a CDS encoding ABC transporter permease, whose translation MNRRGLFTLQLLITTLTALFMLVPVVLSMLAGVTNNYFIGLRSGLTLKWVEQVWQMYADTFWLSLLIALCCLLVTLVIGVPAAWGLLKAPGRWAARIEECLMLPVALPGLATALGIILLYGQFSALRDSWLFILIGHVLFTLPFMMRPVLAVMQAVDMPRLEEASASLGAGFWQRFFTVVVPNCRNGILAGAFMVITLSVGEFNITWMLHTPLTKTLPVGLADSYASMRLEVGSAYTLIFILMILPLLLLLNALNQWLNRAVARQHKEPA comes from the coding sequence ATGAATCGTCGTGGACTCTTTACCCTGCAGCTGCTGATCACCACGCTCACCGCGCTGTTTATGCTTGTGCCGGTGGTGCTGTCGATGCTGGCCGGGGTGACCAACAACTATTTTATTGGCCTGCGCAGCGGTCTGACGCTGAAGTGGGTGGAGCAGGTGTGGCAGATGTACGCCGACACCTTCTGGCTGTCGTTACTGATTGCGCTGTGCTGCCTGCTGGTCACACTGGTGATCGGTGTGCCTGCCGCCTGGGGATTGCTGAAAGCACCGGGCCGCTGGGCCGCGCGCATTGAAGAATGCCTGATGTTGCCGGTGGCGCTGCCGGGCCTGGCCACTGCGCTCGGTATCATCCTGTTATATGGTCAGTTTTCCGCATTGCGCGATAGCTGGCTGTTTATCCTGATCGGTCACGTACTCTTTACCCTGCCGTTTATGATGCGCCCGGTGCTGGCAGTGATGCAGGCGGTGGATATGCCACGCCTGGAAGAAGCCTCCGCCAGCCTCGGTGCCGGGTTCTGGCAGCGCTTCTTCACCGTGGTGGTGCCCAACTGCCGCAACGGCATCCTCGCCGGGGCTTTTATGGTCATCACGTTATCGGTGGGGGAGTTCAACATCACCTGGATGCTGCACACACCGCTGACCAAAACCCTGCCGGTGGGCCTGGCCGATAGCTATGCCTCGATGCGGCTGGAAGTCGGCTCGGCCTATACCCTGATTTTTATCCTGATGATTCTGCCGTTGTTGCTGCTGCTGAATGCGCTTAATCAATGGCTTAACCGCGCAGTTGCGCGCCAACACAAGGAGCCGGCATGA